From Dehalococcoidales bacterium, the proteins below share one genomic window:
- a CDS encoding DUF4268 domain-containing protein, with protein sequence MAMEMQLGKLEKVNLREIWKREATDFTHWLSKEENLSILATEIGISMQLERIEANVGRFSADILAKEDKTERMVIIENQLGQTDHDHFGKLFTYGSGYDAGILVWICSDVREEHRKAIDWLNEKTDNSVNIFLVKMEVWKIGDSRPAPKFQIICSPNNWSKTVKEFGINELTETNKLQLEFWTDFNAYLQNNHVNLRSKKPQPQHWYDITLKDIPSTQAYLSLTVSFGQNFIRCEFYIPNNKDLYHSVFQNRSAIEEELDLKLAWQENPKAKASGAHIRNNNIKLKSRGEWREAYKWMVEMAGKFATTFPKYCNIG encoded by the coding sequence AGCTTGGTAAATTAGAAAAGGTCAATTTACGTGAGATCTGGAAACGCGAAGCCACTGACTTTACCCACTGGTTGAGCAAAGAAGAAAATTTATCTATACTCGCTACCGAAATCGGCATAAGTATGCAGCTAGAGCGTATTGAAGCGAATGTGGGCAGGTTCTCAGCAGATATCCTAGCAAAAGAAGACAAGACGGAACGGATGGTTATTATTGAAAACCAGTTAGGACAAACAGACCACGACCATTTTGGCAAGTTATTTACTTACGGTTCTGGTTATGATGCAGGCATATTAGTTTGGATATGTAGTGATGTAAGAGAGGAGCATCGCAAGGCAATTGATTGGCTTAATGAAAAAACGGACAATAGTGTAAATATCTTCCTTGTGAAGATGGAGGTTTGGAAAATTGGGGACTCTCGACCTGCCCCAAAGTTTCAGATAATATGCTCCCCAAATAACTGGTCAAAAACGGTTAAGGAATTTGGCATTAATGAATTAACTGAAACCAATAAGCTTCAATTAGAATTCTGGACCGATTTTAATGCCTATCTTCAGAACAATCATGTTAATTTACGAAGTAAAAAGCCACAACCTCAGCATTGGTATGATATAACATTGAAGGATATCCCTAGTACGCAAGCATATTTATCATTAACCGTATCCTTTGGGCAGAACTTTATACGATGCGAATTTTACATACCGAATAACAAAGACTTGTACCATAGTGTATTTCAAAATAGGTCAGCAATTGAAGAAGAACTAGACCTTAAATTAGCATGGCAGGAAAATCCTAAAGCCAAAGCTTCAGGTGCTCATATACGAAACAATAATATAAAGCTAAAATCACGAGGGGAATGGAGAGAAGCTTACAAATGGATGGTAGAAATGGCTGGGAAATTCGCTACTACTTTCCCCAAATACTGTAATATTGGCTAG